Proteins encoded by one window of Streptomyces clavuligerus:
- a CDS encoding helix-turn-helix domain-containing protein: MTLGNSPEDDRPSIEEDRPSIGRVLKQARLSAGLTVDEVSASTRVRVPIVLAIEQDDFARSGGDVYARGHIRMIARRVGLDPAPLIERYDAERGGRPAPTPAAPLFEAERIRPDARRPNWTAAMVAAIVAVIGFVGFTLVSGGDERSSRDRTVAEGQAPEARPSKRPSGRPADPKPVPSDSAIAAAPADRVTVRLSVIDDRSWISAKARSGKLIFDGTLAKGDSRTFQDAEGIDLTLGNAGAIELFVNGKKIDGGFRPGQVERLSYTKGDPQVG; the protein is encoded by the coding sequence GTGACCCTCGGCAACTCCCCTGAAGACGACCGTCCTTCCATCGAGGAGGACCGGCCCTCCATCGGCCGCGTGCTGAAGCAGGCCCGGCTCTCCGCGGGCCTGACCGTCGACGAGGTCAGTGCCTCCACCCGGGTGCGGGTCCCGATCGTTCTCGCGATCGAGCAGGACGACTTCGCCCGCAGCGGCGGCGATGTGTACGCGCGGGGCCATATCCGGATGATCGCGCGGCGGGTCGGGCTCGATCCCGCCCCGCTGATCGAGCGGTACGACGCCGAACGCGGCGGGCGGCCCGCGCCCACCCCCGCGGCACCCCTGTTCGAGGCCGAACGGATTCGGCCCGACGCGCGCCGCCCCAACTGGACGGCGGCCATGGTGGCCGCGATCGTCGCCGTGATCGGCTTCGTCGGCTTCACCCTCGTCAGCGGCGGCGACGAGCGGTCCTCCCGGGACCGTACGGTCGCCGAGGGGCAGGCGCCCGAGGCCCGGCCGTCGAAGCGGCCGAGCGGCAGGCCCGCCGACCCCAAGCCCGTCCCCTCGGACAGCGCCATCGCCGCCGCCCCCGCCGACCGGGTCACCGTCCGGCTCTCCGTCATCGACGACAGGAGCTGGATCTCGGCCAAGGCCCGCAGCGGCAAACTGATCTTCGACGGCACCCTCGCGAAGGGGGATTCCCGGACATTCCAGGACGCCGAGGGGATCGATCTCACGCTCGGTAACGCCGGGGCGATCGAGCTGTTCGTCAACGGCAAGAAGATCGACGGCGGTTTCCGGCCGGGCCAGGTGGAGCGGCTCTCGTACACCAAGGGCGACCCCCAGGTCGGCTGA